From a single Desulfurella sp. genomic region:
- a CDS encoding N-acyl homoserine lactonase family protein has translation MYPKLYVLSSGIQTIKKQKLLSTADKTQDIDIPVPYFLVDLGNDKVLIDTGISFESKSNIAQVQNKTETPKEALSKLGIDTNSITYIIQTHLHFDHAANTKQFPRAKVIVQLEELKAANFYDKNLEHGYVDEDIKNPNINWQPIVGMKNLFDGNIFILPTPGHTPGHQSVVVKLNNYGPVIIAGDVAPLKENIENNTAPGVASNSKDAYYSILSLKEFASFLKAKIWYGHDPEFFNKIKLAPQYYD, from the coding sequence ATGTATCCTAAGCTTTATGTACTTTCAAGTGGTATACAGACAATTAAAAAACAAAAACTTCTATCAACTGCAGATAAAACTCAAGATATTGATATTCCTGTTCCTTATTTTTTGGTCGATTTAGGAAATGATAAAGTACTTATTGACACAGGTATTTCTTTTGAATCAAAATCAAACATAGCTCAGGTTCAAAATAAAACAGAAACCCCAAAAGAAGCACTTTCAAAATTAGGCATAGATACAAATAGCATAACCTATATTATCCAAACACACCTGCACTTTGATCATGCAGCAAATACAAAGCAATTTCCAAGAGCAAAAGTTATTGTGCAACTTGAAGAATTAAAAGCTGCCAATTTTTACGATAAAAATTTAGAGCATGGTTATGTGGATGAGGATATCAAAAACCCAAATATAAATTGGCAACCAATTGTAGGCATGAAAAATTTATTTGATGGCAACATATTTATTTTACCAACACCAGGTCATACGCCAGGTCATCAAAGTGTTGTAGTAAAACTAAACAACTATGGACCGGTAATTATAGCTGGCGATGTAGCACCACTAAAAGAAAATATTGAAAATAACACAGCGCCTGGTGTAGCATCTAACTCAAAAGATGCATATTATTCGATTCTGTCTTTAAAAGAATTTGCCAGTTTTTTGAAAGCAAAAATATGGTATGGTCATGATCCAGAATTTTTCAATAAAATAAAATTAGCACCACAATACTACGATTAA